Proteins from a genomic interval of Lolium perenne isolate Kyuss_39 chromosome 1, Kyuss_2.0, whole genome shotgun sequence:
- the LOC127296736 gene encoding auxin-responsive protein IAA17 produces the protein MSPPLELDYIGLSPPAAAAAVDDLKGTELRLGLPGSESPDRRVATAAGATLELLPAKGAKRGFSDEAPPPPSAAAAGKGKKVAEEEEDKKVTATPQPAAKAQVVGWPPIRSYRKNTMATNQLKSSKEDAEAKQGQGFLYVKVSMDGAPYLRKIDLKTYKNYKDLSTALEKMFIGFTTGKGGLSESRTDGEYVLTFEDKDGDWMLVGDVPWEMFADSCRRLRIMKGSDAIGLAPRAVEKSKNRN, from the exons ATGTCGCCCCCACTCGAGCTCGACTACATAGGCCTCTCGCCGCCGGCAGCTGCCGCGGCCGTCGACGACCTCAAGGGCACCGAGCTCCGCCTCGGCCTGCCGGGCTCCGAGTCGCCGGACCGCCGCGTTGCCACCGCCGCTGGCGCTACCCTAGAGCTGCTCCCCGCCAAGGGCGCCAAGCGCGGGTTCTCCGACGAGGCGCCTCCACCGCCatccgccgccgctgccgggaAGGGCAAGAAGGtggcggaggaagaagaggacaagaAGGTGACAGCGACGCCGCAGCCAGCCGCCAA GGCTCAGGTGGTGGGATGGCCACCAATCCGCAGCTACCGCAAGAACACTATGGCGACAAACCAGCTGAAGAGCagcaaggaggatgccgaggcaaaGCAGGGCCAGGGGTTCCTCTATGTTAAGGTCAGCATGGATGGCGCGCCGTACCTCAGGAAGATCGACCTCAAGACCTACAAGAACTACAAGGACCTGTCGACCGCACTCGAGAAGATGTTCATTGGCTTTACAACTG GCAAGGGTGGTTTATCTGAGAGCCGCACTGATGGCGAATATGTGCTGACTTTTGAAGACAAGGATGGTGACTGGATGCTCGTTGGTGATGTTCCATGGGA AATGTTCGCTGACTCCTGCCGTAGGCTCAGGATCATGAAAGGTTCAGATGCAATTGGACTTG